A window from Kluyveromyces lactis strain NRRL Y-1140 chromosome E complete sequence encodes these proteins:
- the SEC16 gene encoding COPII coat assembly protein SEC16 (weakly similar to uniprot|P48415 Saccharomyces cerevisiae YPL085W SEC16 COPII vesicle coat protein required for ER transport vesicle budding and autophagosome formation Sec16p is bound to the periphery of ER membranes and may act to stabilize initial COPII complexes interacts with Sec23p Sec24p and Sec31p) — MGPDAKKRKNQKKKLKLKQKRLHASNGSADESAIVPQTTDVHLESSAEAIGSVRSVNAQVSPQSEASQADTPQLVHTEAIPDAVPEHNDLSDLFQQENNDTIANEAAVFDSIVKEQAPDVPVVAAAFTNDANVGNVGTLNNAQHVSNEITASEKAPDSVIGSMPVEAQPSVINDPVEELFGNDDTVQTEGLPWQDQIIAEELPSISAEVGRELPQQESINDYDQQEQFPPLLHDEKNTVQLDQSEREVATIENFNEPLSQVNDGRKAPNMVTLDALLDDDNDYLTSDNDTQGMEHEATPTELVSGENSSPVQPVNDAIEKATGDEDTDLFNSEGDDGAKEGLSWLNDQSNTQEIPSPSEEATKFSFLENDDDLLDDDESLLDSDEEVIVPQPQTAQAPKKSYLPSASSPVPQSVKHSYHPQSNPYSPQASSFSNSVSGQPPSFPQNPSSYTYPVASTVPASVAPGIVKPKLINNSNSSQSSVSDVNELHKKLDEAKHRTDAYDFPLDLVKQEIKRGKPMHITSPLPSIRQPSFSSVASEKPLIQPPVRPQPNNTKAPQKPFYAELPIPELKPTRAAPIRIASQNSFSGSSALPSQPIAAQSRRTSIDPPVNPYAPKKNVAVVNPTIAPNSVAYGINNVPSKGQNLQANILSAPPRNTIVSPVGTIAHNPYTPSLKSTASSSIKETPYQPAQPRRNRVLTNASADSAGSFNPGHIPPIPGVPSTESNIYSFPPQHLSTAAPTATDHLQTTFDSHNVPPVLSPTLSTTANNKKTHARSNSSIYAPAHHAHSSKYAPTVHPQFQQQQQQQHQQQHQQQQQLQQLQLLQQQQQQQQQQQQLNGIPVGFPRSQVDSNYGYASQQNTNQPIASTFPIMDQSRNPSIQANGSYIVSRQFPIFHWGKSAKVVVGIPNTQDYISAVEPKLDSINVISNDSILTLDKTLEQFPGPLIKGKSKSKDIAKWLDTYIEEKKLKGANDTCILLELLKLRLDPSYSLKAVTNIIYDSSILLPYLSQPFIPKVAAPNAHKLDANSLIRVLTLLQTGAHDDALNLSLALKDYAMALLLGSILGKEKWSSVVDQYLTQEFEQSNERDISSINLLATIFQVFIGNSKKVIDSFKQDPTKLEWSLNNWKLLIACILNNCEEVPANGKLSPIVVEFLLQFGELLVSRGLVIAGSIAFIVADIPMSEEPLIPFSSTTFEYICCPNSFESLILSEIYEFTYGQKDPSFSGFTSLIPQKIIHAAGLSDYGLNSSSTKYMDMAQSMLKSLPKNSETTLKTLRYIEDLSNQLSSSNVGWLGKPKLSSVWGQLDKSFNKFIGGDTDIDESETAAIEDKVFEKFTPTSSRNPSMADLSQAASYLTPALNRSHINQLQSNNSSLIKSTTKILPASSLPSRETHSKYGPPPLRDMKPQSKIGELYGSHSNIEPLNSTASARNTVHPSHFEEPDNYVNPSGATSLGQKELPNSNSTPEPVLPPLAQVYPGYQIHHDLSDGNSSVSSGHRLYSKMGVPNQNTASFCVPSPIVSPQSTKHQSSTSNKALPLENLFDDTVTSGLTTESTQTGSNAPPRFHENEQHSVVDDIVEEIGNEIDAELDELQHSEFSDDNNFESTEQNSISGVEGSVSQLNVTNQLPVAENLQEEDKNQVTDINVPVTQAQPLNSFSPASSISSKPSSLKNMSVDKAEPANPYAPKNSFGVAPRTARKSYNPYSPSSITESHSMASLPQTSTSPYNNDNNSAPVNETGGPEDLAMYAYGSYKLSGEDAKPQTIDSPNGQKQEIENKTSSPPLNSFVPSNIGLGENLISVKSIGLPAHLQNDSQTLPSSKIKDPVIRPVQTSNFVPFIVSDTNTEEYYDDLVEDTEDEDEDEPISVKREISERNSENQNQKVKNDEDEDEVKTVSEDEAGKPDKKQKNESSGGWLGWFKKDSNEKKPIKAKLGHANNFYYDENLKRWVNKDATEEEKLKVATPPPPPPVVKRKMSKTPEIKPRQGSVVGGPALRTAHAVMPTNPLTGKPLDPVKDFSDDAETKSESPVSSKPPVSNTNVNLSGSKANGLDDLMALTGGVSSASSTRRKKKSTRGYVNVMENL; from the coding sequence ATGGGCCCAGACGCtaagaaaaggaagaatcagaagaagaagcttAAGCTAAAGCAGAAAAGGCTACATGCTTCTAATGGCTCGGCAGATGAATCTGCGATTGTACCGCAGACCACAGATGTTCATTTAGAGTCTTCTGCCGAGGCAATTGGCTCTGTAAGGTCGGTTAATGCACAAGTATCGCCGCAGTCAGAGGCTTCACAAGCAGATACACCGCAATTGGTTCATACTGAAGCCATTCCAGACGCTGTACCAGAGCACAACGATTTATCTGACTTGttccaacaagaaaataatgacaCTATTGCAAATGAGGCTGCAGTGTTCGATTCCATTGTTAAGGAACAAGCTCCAGATGTACCGGTTGTCGCTGCAGCATTTACCAATGATGCTAACGTTGGGAATGTCGGTACTCTTAATAATGCGCAGCACGTTTCAAATGAGATTACTGCTTCTGAAAAAGCGCCCGACTCAGTTATAGGAAGTATGCCAGTTGAAGCTCAACCTTCTGTGATTAATGATCCCGTTGAAGAATTATTTGGCAATGACGACACGGTACAAACGGAGGGACTGCCTTGGCAAGATCAGATAATAGCCGAAGAATTGCCCAGTATTTCTGCAGAGGTCGGTCGGGAACTGCCACAACAGGAAAGTATTAATGATTACGATCAGCAAGAACAATTCCCTCCTTTACTTCacgatgaaaagaatacagTACAATTGGATCAGTCCGAGAGAGAAGTAGCTActattgaaaactttaatgAGCCATTATCCCAGGTGAATGACGGCAGAAAAGCACCGAACATGGTGACACTTGATGCTCTTCTAGACGATGATAATGACTATTTAACTTCCGATAACGACACACAGGGTATGGAACATGAAGCTACACCGACGGAGCTTGTTTCAGGAGAGAATTCTTCTCCAGTACAACCTGTTAATGATGCCATTGAGAAAGCAACGGGTGATGAAGATactgatcttttcaatagcGAAGGTGATGACGGAGCAAAAGAAGGGCTTTCTTGGCTGAATGATCAAAGCAATACACAAGAAATACCTTCTCCTTCTGAAGAAGCGACGAAATTCTCATTTTTGGagaatgatgatgatttattGGACGATGACGAGAGCTTATTagattctgatgaagaagtaATTGTACCACAGCCTCAAACCGCGCAGGCCCCAAAGAAGAGCTACCTACCTTCAGCATCATCGCCAGTGCCACAGTCAGTGAAACATTCGTATCATCCCCAATCCAATCCTTATTCACCTCAGGCATCTTCATTCTCCAACAGCGTTTCTGGTCAACCACCTAGTTTCCCACAAAATCCCTCCTCATACACTTACCCAGTTGCTTCCACTGTCCCAGCTTCAGTGGCCCCTGGTATCGTGAAACCGAAGTTAATCAATAATTCCAACTCTTCACAGTCTTCTGTGTCAGATGTGAATGAATTGCATAAAAAGCTTGATGAGGCGAAGCATAGAACCGATGCTTATGATTTCCCTCTAGACTTAGTTAAACAGGAGATAAAAAGAGGGAAACCGATGCACATTACGAGCCCTCTCCCATCAATAAGGCAGCCTTCTTTTTCCAGTGTAGCATCCGAAAAGCCTTTGATTCAACCCCCTGTAAGACCGCAGCCAAATAACACAAAAGCCCCACAAAAGCCCTTTTACGCCGAATTACCTATTCCTGAATTGAAACCCACAAGAGCGGCACCTATTAGAATTGCTTCGCAAAACAGTTTTAGCGGGAGCTCTGCTTTGCCTTCACAACCAATTGCTGCTCAATCCAGGAGAACAAGCATTGACCCACCAGTCAATCCGTACGCACCGAAGAAGAATGTGGCAGTAGTCAATCCAACAATTGCTCCAAATTCTGTTGCATATGGCATTAATAATGTTCCCTCCAAAGGCCAAAACCTACAGGCCAACATCCTCTCTGCACCTCCTAGGAATACAATAGTTTCACCTGTGGGTACCATTGCCCACAATCCATACACTCCATCTCTAAAGTCTACGGCGTCCAgttctatcaaagaaacaccGTACCAGCCGGCTCAACCAAGGAGAAATAGAGTACTCACAAATGCGTCCGCAGATAGTGCTGGTTCGTTCAACCCTGGGCATATTCCACCTATACCAGGTGTTCCTTCTACGGAATCCAATATCTATAGTTTCCCACCGCAGCATTTGAGTACTGCTGCTCCAACGGCAACAGATCATTTACAAACAACATTTGATAGCCATAACGTTCCTCCAGTACTCTCGCCTACTTTGTCAACGACAgcaaataacaaaaaaactCATGCCCGCTCAAACTCCAGCATATATGCTCCGGCACACCATGCTCATAGTAGTAAGTATGCACCAACTGTTCATCCACAGTTccagcagcaacaacaacagcaacacCAACAGCAACAccaacagcaacaacaactaCAACAACTACAACTACtacagcagcaacagcagcaacagcagcaacagcagcaattGAATGGTATTCCTGTTGGTTTTCCTCGAAGCCAAGTGGACTCAAACTACGGCTATGCATCCCAGCAAAATACAAACCAACCTATCGCGTCTACTTTTCCGATAATGGATCAATCGAGGAATCCATCGATTCAAGCGAATGGCTCTTATATTGTAAGCCGTCAGTTTCCAATTTTCCATTGGGGAAAATCAGCAAAGGTAGTGGTAGGAATACCGAATACACAAGATTACATATCGGCGGTGGAGCCCAAACTAGATTCAATTAATGTTATTTCGAACGACTCCATTTTGACTCTTGACAAGACTCTTGAACAGTTTCCGGGTCCGCTAATCAAGggaaaatcaaaatccAAAGATATTGCTAAGTGGCTAGATACTTAtattgaagagaagaaactaaaGGGTGCGAATGATACCTGTATTTTGCTTGAGCTCTTAAAACTGCGTTTGGATCCATCCTACAGTTTAAAAGCTGTGACAAATATAATTTACGATTCCAGTATATTGCTTCCTTATTTGTCTCAGCCGTTCATTCCAAAGGTTGCTGCCCCGAATGCTCACAAACTCGATGccaattctttgattagAGTTTTAACGTTATTGCAAACAGGCGCACATGACGATGCTTTAAATCTTTCTCTAGCTTTAAAAGATTATGCTATGGCATTACTATTGGGTAGTATCCTAGGAAAGGAAAAATGGTCGTCAGTTGTGGACCAGTATTTGACACAAGAATTTGAGCAAAGCAACGAACGAGACATCTCTTCTATTAATTTATTGGCTACAATTTTCCAGGTTTTCATTGGCAATTCTAAAAAGGTGATAGATTCTTTTAAACAAGATCCCACGAAACTAGAGTGGTCTCTAAATAACTGGAAGTTATTGATTGCATGTATTCTAAACAATTGTGAGGAGGTGCCTGCGAATGGAAAACTTTCCCCTATTGTGGTGGAATTTTTGCTTCAATTCGGAGAGCTTTTGGTCAGCAGAGGTCTTGTCATTGCTGGTTCCATCGCTTTTATCGTTGCCGATATTCCAATGTCCGAAGAGCCTTTGATTCCGTTTTCTTCTACAACATTCGAATACATTTGCTGCCCAAACTCATTTGAAAGTTTGATCTTATCGGAAATATACGAATTTACGTACGGTCAGAAAGATCCATCATTCTCCGGATTCACGTCATTGATACCGCAGAAGATAATTCATGCAGCTGGTTTAAGTGACTACGGTTTGAACAGTTCGTCAACAAAATACATGGATATGGCCCAAAGTATGCTAAAATCACTTCCTAAGAACTCAGAGACTACCTTGAAAACATTACGCTatattgaagatttgagTAATCAACTATCGTCTAGTAATGTAGGCTGGTTAGGGAAGCCAAAATTAAGCAGCGTATGGGGACAGCTTGACAAATCCTTCAACAAGTTTATCGGAGGTGACACAGACATTGATGAGTCAGAAACAGCAGCAATTGAAGACAAGGTCTTTGAGAAGTTTACACCAACTTCTTCGAGAAACCCATCCATGGCAGATTTATCACAAGCAGCATCCTATTTGACTCCTGCGTTGAATCGCTCACATATCAATCAGCTACAGTCCAATAACAGCTCGCTCATTAAATCAACTACGAAAATCCTACCGGCCTCATCATTACCTAGTAGAGAAACTCATTCTAAATACGGTCCACCACCACTACGTGATATGAAACCTCAGTCTAAAATTGGGGAGCTCTATGGCAGCCATTCTAATATAGAACCTTTGAACTCCACTGCATCTGCTCGTAACACTGTACATCCATCACACTTTGAAGAGCCTGATAACTATGTTAATCCCTCTGGTGCAACCTCTCTCGGACAAAAAGAACTGCCAAATTCCAACTCTACACCTGAACCTGTACTGCCACCTTTAGCTCAAGTATACCCTGGATATCAAATCCATCACGATTTATCAGATGGCAATTCTTCAGTCTCTTCTGGCCACAGACTCTATAGTAAGATGGGTGTGCCAAACCAAAATACTGCTTCATTCTGCGTTCCTTCCCCAATAGTCTCTCCACAATCAACGAAGCATCAATCATCTACTTCCAATAAGGCACTACCGTTAGAAAATCTATTCGATGATACAGTCACCTCGGGTTTAACCACTGAATCTACCCAAACTGGGAGTAATGCGCCACCTCGTTTCcatgaaaatgaacaacATTCGGTAGTTGATGACATTGTGGAAGAGATTGggaatgaaattgatgcaGAATTAGATGAATTACAGCACTCAGAGTTTTCAGACGATAACAATTTCGAGAGTACCGAACAAAATTCGATCTCTGGCGTTGAAGGGTCTGTTTCTCAGTTAAACGTCACCAATCAGTTACCTGTTGCAGAAAACTTGCAAGAAGAGGACAAAAATCAAGTAACCGATATTAATGTTCCCGTCACGCAAGCTCAACCGCTCAACTCTTTTTCCCCGGCctcttctatttcttctaaaccttcttctttgaaaaatatgaGTGTAGACAAAGCAGAACCTGCGAACCCTTACGCACCTAAGAATAGCTTCGGTGTTGCTCCACGCACTGCAAGAAAATCATACAATCCGTATTCACCTTCTTCTATTACGGAAAGTCATTCTATGGCATCCCTGCCTCAAACCTCAACTTCGCCTTAtaacaatgataataatagtGCTCCAGTTAATGAGACAGGTGGCCCAGAAGATCTTGCGATGTATGCGTATGGAAGCTATAAACTGTCCGGTGAAGATGCCAAACCGCAAACTATTGATTCTCCAAACGGacagaaacaagaaattgaaaacaaaacgTCCTCACCACCTCTAAATTCTTTTGTTCCTTCTAATATTGGTCTCGGAGAAAATTTGATTTCTGTTAAATCTATTGGATTACCGGCACACTTGCAGAACGATTCACAAACATtgccttcttcaaaaatcaaagatcCTGTAATCAGACCGGTTCAAACCTCAAATTTCGTACCATTCATTGTCAGTGATACTAATACCGAAGAGTACTATGATGACTTGGTCGAAGACacagaagacgaagatgaagacgaacCTATTTCAGTAAAAAGGGAAATATCCGAAAGAAACTCGGAAAATCAAAACcagaaagtgaaaaatgatgaagatgaagatgaagttaAAACTGTGAGCGAGGATGAAGCCGGGAAACCTGAtaagaagcagaagaacGAATCATCAGGAGGTTGGTTAGGCTGGTTTAAGAAGGATTCTAACGAGAAAAAACCTATTAAGGCCAAACTAGGACACGCGAATAACTTTTACTATGACGAAAACCTGAAAAGATGGGTTAATAAGGATGCTACTGAGgaagagaaattgaaagtgGCGACTCCACCTCCACCACCTCCTGTCGTAAAGCGTAAGATGTCAAAAACGCCTGAAATAAAACCCCGTCAAGGTTCAGTTGTGGGAGGTCCAGCGTTACGGACTGCACACGCAGTTATGCCCACCAATCCTTTGACCGGCAAACCGCTTGATCCTGTGAAAGACTTCTCCGATGATGCAGAGACAAAGTCGGAATCACCCGTATCTTCGAAACCACCTGTTTCGAATACTAATGTCAACTTATCTGGGTCAAAAGCAAACGGTCTAGATGATTTAATGGCATTGACTGGAGGCGTTAGCAGCGCATCGTCGACgagaaggaaaaagaaatcgaCTAGAGGTTACGTTAATGTTATGGAAAATTTATAA
- a CDS encoding uncharacterized protein (similar to uniprot|P37303 Saccharomyces cerevisiae YEL046C GLY1 Threonine aldolase catalyzes the cleavage of L-allo-threonine and L-threonine to glycine involved in glycine biosynthesis), protein MPIPPLYTSSAGDFRSDTFTIPTKDFWSQVTDASLGDTINLEDTDTCSLEARLSDEILGGRVHSGEKSEGLFCMSTTLANQIAVRSHLNFAPPYSVLCDKRAHIFVDECAGIAVLSQALVMPTMASNGCYLTLEDIKENYVPDIGDIHLAPTRLICLENTLHGMLFPLTELQRISDWAHSQDIKIHLDGARLWNAAAATAAANNSSSEFETEIEYMQKVSKLVDSVSICLSKSIGAPIGSVLVGSSQFIKKARHIQKQQGGGIRQAGFITKIANYCIDLNFPNRIVEVNKATSRFWTDLFHTLKDQYQFELVLQHPVETNFIFVDLAKSKISLKLLLEFAEKNNVRLWDGRLAFHYQNIDQEGLDRLKQTFIDIAKYYKEHPYVAEERSARIY, encoded by the coding sequence ATGCCTATTCCACCTTTGTATACTTCTTCTGCAGGGGATTTCAGATCCGACACATTCACGATACCGACAAAAGATTTCTGGAGCCAAGTGACCGATGCTTCATTGGGAGATACTATCAATTTAGAAGATACAGATACGTGTTCATTGGAAGCTAGATTATCTGACGAGATTCTTGGTGGCAGGGTTCACAGTGGCGAGAAATCAGAGGGTTTGTTTTGCATGTCAACAACATTGGCAAACCAAATAGCTGTCCGCTCCCACTTGAATTTCGCACCACCTTACTCTGTACTTTGTGATAAACGAGCTCatatttttgttgatgaatgtGCCGGGATTGCAGTACTTTCCCAAGCTTTGGTAATGCCTACCATGGCAAGTAACGGCTGTTACTTAACATTGGAAGATATAAAGGAGAATTATGTCCCTGACATAGGCGATATACACCTAGCTCCAACAAGATTAATATGCTTGGAGAACACCTTGCATGGTATGTTGTTTCCTCTGACtgaacttcaaagaatcagCGACTGGGCTCATTCCCAAGACATTAAAATTCATCTCGATGGAGCAAGATTGTGGAATGCTGCCGCCGCCACCGCCGCCGCTAATAATTCCTCTTCGGAGTTTGAGACTGAAATAGAATACATGCAAAAAGTGTCAAAATTAGTGGACTCAGTCTCGATCTGTCTTTCTAAGTCCATCGGAGCACCAATTGGTTCAGTGTTAGTGGGGTCGTctcaattcatcaagaaagcTAGGCACATACAGAAACAACAAGGTGGCGGTATAAGACAAGCCGGGTTTATCACTAAGATTGCTAATTACTGTATTGATCTCAACTTCCCGAACAGGATTGTTGAAGTTAACAAGGCTACCAGCAGGTTTTGGACAGATTTATTCCATACACTAAAGGACCAGTATCAGTTTGAATTGGTCTTACAACATCCTGTTGAGACAAATTTTATATTTGTGGATTTAGCTAAGtcaaaaatatcattgaagCTCTTGTTGGAATTTGCGGAAAAGAATAATGTTAGATTATGGGATGGCAGACTAGCATTCCATTACCAGAATATCGACCAAGAAGGTTTGGATCGTTTAAAACAAACCTTTATTGACATCGCGAAGTATTACAAAGAGCATCCATATGTTGCAGAAGAGAGAAGTGCCAGAATTTATTGA
- the MBA1 gene encoding Mba1p (similar to uniprot|P38300 Saccharomyces cerevisiae YBR185C MBA1 Protein involved in assembly of mitochondrial respiratory complexes may act as a receptor for proteins destined for export from the mitochondrial matrix to the inner membrane): MFQLRGIRTVGLLGKRGRFFSTSRRLLDSDGVVKKPAPFNPRHMGVANQVYIAPSKKNMPNPITSPVAYFNVLVRKIYTLGMNTIQVALFRYQSGLKPNFLLWKNKAIETYVQVNEAFAKRELDTIKPQVSIWVDEALTARAKQIPSNITLDWELIKFNEVPKLVSTQAMMIPGRPVELIQLIYKFDTKQRLIKFDKKKSKTDKLDRDVIDYIAFLCDASTNDILLTGSVFESAPDAKLPKDSETSNQIVIERMKVNGDLFRVQPPVKKD; this comes from the coding sequence ATGTTTCAACTAAGAGGAATAAGAACCGTTGGACTTTTAGGGAAGAGAGGTCGTTTCTTTAGCACCTCTAGAAGGCTTCTAGATTCCGATGGTGTTGTTAAAAAGCCTGCCCCATTCAATCCACGTCATATGGGGGTTGCAAACCAGGTATATATCGCACcttccaagaaaaatatGCCTAATCCAATAACGTCCCCAGTGGCTTATTTCAATGTCTTGGTCAGGAAGATCTATACGTTAGGTATGAACACCATTCAAGTAGCCTTATTCCGTTATCAATCAGGTCTCAAGCCAAATTTTTTACTGTGGAAGAACAAAGCTATCGAAACATATGTTCAAGTTAATGAAGCTTTTGCTAAAAGAGAACTGGATACCATCAAACCTCAAGTGTCCATATGGGTTGACGAGGCTTTGACAGCGAGAGCCAAACAAATCCCATCGAACATTACCTTGGACTGGGAATTGATTAAATTCAATGAAGTTCCAAAGTTAGTTTCCACACAAGCCATGATGATTCCCGGTCGTCCAGTTGAAttaattcaattgatttatAAGTTTGATACCAAACAAAGGTTAATTAAGTTcgacaagaagaaaagtaaAACTGATAAACTGGACAGAGATGTTATTGACTATATCGCTTTCCTTTGCGATGCAAGCACAAATGATATTCTATTAACTGGTTCTGTTTTTGAGAGTGCACCAGACGCGAAATTGCCAAAAGATAGCGAAACTTCGAACCAAATTGTAATCGAAAGAATGAAAGTTAACGGAGACTTGTTCAGAGTTCAACCACCTGTTAAAAAAGACTGA
- the ELP3 gene encoding Elongator subunit ELP3 (highly similar to uniprot|Q02908 Saccharomyces cerevisiae YPL086C ELP3 Histone acetyltransferase subunit of the Elongator complex which is a component of the RNA polymerase II holoenzyme activity is directed specifically towards histones H3 and H4 disruption confers resistance to K. lactis zymotoxin) has product MGRKGKGPKNNKQKLAPEKERFLQCCSDITIELISSLTGGSSKEVNLNGLITRYSKRYKLKQQPRLTDIINSIPDQHKKYLLPKLKAKPVRTASGIAVVAVMCKPHRCPHIAYTGNICVYCPGGPDSDFEYSTQSYTGYEPTSMRAIRARYDPYEQARGRIEQLKQLGHSIDKVEYIIMGGTFMSLPKDYREDFIVKLHNALSGFNGNDIDEAIQYSQQSLTKCVGITIETRPDYCTQTHLDDMLKYGCTRLEIGVQSLYEDVARDTNRGHTVQSVCETFAVAKDAGYKIVSHMMPDLPNVGMERDIEQFKEYFENPAFRTDGLKIYPTLVIRGTGLYELWKTGRYKSYNANALVDLVARIMALVPPWTRIYRVQRDIPMPLVTSGVDNGNLRELALARMKDFGTTSRDVRTREVGIQEVHHKVQPDQVELIRRDYYANGGWETFLSYEDPKQDILIGLLRLRKASKKYTYRKEFTSQRTSIVRELHVYGSVVPLHSRDPRKFQHQGFGTLLMEEAEKIAREEHGSEKISVISGVGVRNYYAKLGYELDGPYMSKRLYQEC; this is encoded by the coding sequence ATGGGTCGCAAAGGTAAGGGTCCAAAGAATAATAAACAAAAGCTAGCTCCAGAGAAGGAACGGTTCTTGCAATGTTGTTCCGATATTACTATTGAGTTGATCAGTTCTTTAACTGGTGGTTCCAGCAAGGAGGTCAATTTGAATGGATTGATTACAAGGTACTCTAAAAGGTACAAGTTGAAGCAACAACCAAGGTTGACGGATATTATCAACTCTATTCCAGATCAGCATAAGAAATATTTATTACCCAAGCTTAAGGCTAAACCTGTGAGGACGGCTTCTGGTATTGCTGTTGTGGCTGTTATGTGTAAACCACACCGTTGTCCTCATATTGCATACACTGGTAACATTTGTGTTTATTGTCCAGGTGGTCCAGATTCAGATTTCGAATATTCGACACAGTCGTACACGGGGTATGAACCAACATCTATGCGTGCTATTCGTGCTCGTTATGATCCATACGAACAAGCTCGTGGTAGAATAGAGCAGTTGAAACAGTTGGGTCATTCTATAGACAAGGTTGAGTATATTATCATGGGTGGTACTTTCATGTCCTTGCCTAAGGATTACAGAGAAGATTTCATTGTCAAATTGCATAATGCGTTGTCCGGCTTCAATGGTAATGATATAGATGAAGCTATTCAATACTCTCAACAGTCTTTGACTAAATGTGTCGGTATCACTATCGAAACTAGACCTGACTACTGTACACAGACCCACTTGGATGATATGTTGAAATATGGTTGTACGAGATTGGAAATTGGTGTTCAATCTCTATATGAAGACGTAGCCAGAGATACCAATAGAGGTCATACTGTTCAATCGGTTTGCGAAACATTTGCGGTCGCTAAAGATGCCGGTTACAAGATTGTTTCACACATGATGCCTGATTTACCAAATGTGGGGATGGAAAGAGATATAgaacaattcaaagaataCTTTGAAAATCCTGCTTTTAGAACAGATGGGTTGAAAATCTATCCAACTTTGGTCATCAGAGGTACCGGTCTATACgaactttggaaaactgGTAGATACAAGTCGTATAACGCGAATGCTCTCGTGGATCTAGTCGCACGTATCATGGCACTTGTTCCACCTTGGACAAGAATTTATCGTGTGCAAAGAGATATCCCTATGCCACTTGTTACATCTGGTGTCGATAATGGTAACCTAAGGGAATTAGCATTAGCAAGAATGAAGGATTTTGGTACCACATCAAGAGATGTCCGTACCAGGGAAGTCGGtattcaagaagttcaCCATAAAGTTCAACCTGATCAAGTTGAACTTATTCGAAGAGATTATTATGCCAATGGTGGCTGGGAAACTTTCCTATCTTATGAAGATCCAAAACaagatattttgattgGTTTATTGAGATTAAGAAAGgcttcaaagaaatacacATATCGTAAGGAATTTACTTCACAAAGGACTTCTATTGTCAGAGAATTGCACGTGTATGGTTCTGTTGTTCCGCTACATTCAAGAGATCCAAGGAAGTTCCAACATCAAGGGTTCGGTACGTTATTAATGGAAGAGGCTGAAAAGATTGCTAGGGAAGAACATGGATCTGAAAAGATTTCTGTTATCTCTGGTGTTGGTGTCAGAAACTATTACGCAAAGCTTGGATATGAACTGGATGGTCCGTACATGTCTAAAAGGCTATATCAGGAGTGTTAA